Proteins from one Longimicrobium terrae genomic window:
- a CDS encoding glycoside hydrolase family 28 protein gives MRPDEISRRDFVRTFALAAAVVPLGGGCAGLLGGAARPSMSQLAGWDMVPGILARIVPPAFPNRDFDITRYGAVAGGETDNTAVIRRAVAACHEAGGGRVVVPAGRFLTGPIHLRSNVNLHVSQGATLAFSRNPSDYLPAVFTRWEGMEMMGYSPLIYAWEQENVAVTGPGTLDGQADATHWWPWKGGRNAPLPNQVAARNRLGEMVEAGTPVEQRVFAEGSYLRPQFIQPYRCRNVLIEGVTIINSPMWEIHPVLCRNVTVRGVQINTHGPNNDGCDPESCTDVLIEGCLFDTGDDCIAIKSGRNADGRRVNVPSENIIIRDCRMKEGHGGVTIGSEISGGVRNVFVERCQMDSPELERALRFKNNAMRGGVLENIYMRDVTVGQVADSVLSMDLFYEEGQSGPFVPVIRNVEMLRVTSGKSKYALYMRAYPKSEISDVRIIDCRFNGVERGNVTDGVQRLEMRGVSINGQPATATSHEVRPTGEVRESDMRPPAQAPARN, from the coding sequence TCGCACTGGCCGCGGCCGTCGTTCCCCTCGGCGGCGGATGCGCCGGCCTGCTGGGCGGCGCGGCGCGTCCCTCCATGTCGCAGCTGGCGGGATGGGACATGGTTCCGGGCATCCTCGCCCGCATCGTCCCGCCCGCCTTTCCCAACCGCGACTTCGACATCACGCGCTACGGCGCCGTCGCGGGCGGCGAAACGGACAACACGGCGGTCATCCGCCGCGCGGTCGCGGCCTGCCACGAGGCGGGCGGCGGCCGCGTCGTCGTTCCCGCGGGACGCTTTCTGACGGGGCCCATCCACCTGCGCAGCAACGTCAACCTGCACGTCAGCCAGGGCGCCACGCTCGCCTTCAGCCGCAACCCGTCGGACTATCTGCCCGCCGTCTTCACCCGCTGGGAGGGGATGGAGATGATGGGCTACTCGCCGCTGATCTACGCGTGGGAGCAGGAAAACGTGGCCGTCACCGGCCCGGGCACGCTGGACGGGCAGGCCGACGCCACGCACTGGTGGCCGTGGAAGGGCGGCCGCAACGCTCCGCTCCCCAACCAGGTCGCCGCGCGCAACCGCCTGGGCGAAATGGTGGAGGCGGGCACGCCGGTCGAACAGCGCGTCTTTGCGGAAGGCTCGTACCTGCGGCCGCAGTTCATTCAGCCGTACCGCTGCCGCAACGTGCTGATCGAAGGGGTGACCATCATCAACTCCCCCATGTGGGAGATTCACCCCGTGCTGTGCCGCAACGTCACCGTGCGCGGCGTGCAGATCAACACGCACGGCCCCAACAACGACGGGTGCGATCCGGAATCGTGCACCGACGTGCTGATCGAAGGATGCCTGTTCGACACGGGCGACGACTGCATCGCCATCAAGTCGGGGCGCAACGCGGACGGACGGCGCGTGAACGTGCCGAGCGAAAACATCATCATCCGCGACTGCCGCATGAAGGAAGGGCACGGCGGCGTCACCATCGGCAGCGAGATCAGCGGCGGCGTGCGCAACGTCTTCGTGGAGCGGTGCCAGATGGACAGCCCGGAGCTGGAGCGGGCGCTGCGCTTCAAGAACAACGCGATGCGCGGCGGCGTGCTGGAGAACATCTACATGCGCGACGTGACCGTGGGGCAGGTGGCGGATTCGGTGCTGTCGATGGACCTGTTCTATGAAGAAGGGCAGAGCGGGCCGTTCGTCCCCGTGATCCGCAACGTGGAAATGCTGCGCGTAACGAGCGGCAAGAGCAAATACGCGCTGTACATGCGCGCGTACCCGAAGTCGGAGATCAGCGACGTGCGGATCATCGACTGCCGGTTCAACGGGGTGGAGCGCGGCAACGTGACGGATGGTGTGCAGCGGCTGGAGATGCGCGGAGTGAGCATCAACGGCCAGCCCGCGACCGCCACCAGCCACGAGGTGCGCCCCACCGGCGAGGTGCGCGAAAGCGACATGCGCCCGCCGGCCCAGGCTCCGGCGCGCAACTGA